In one Colletotrichum destructivum chromosome 2, complete sequence genomic region, the following are encoded:
- a CDS encoding Putative linalool dehydratase/isomerase, with amino-acid sequence MLGTQFFHNIRDNARNAFAERCFDFVTSPAKGLLISYPQRTNNNMAVSQDQRLRIDLSKYEKLSCKQAGHLRHFHNLVDQIDGEWYGMGSQQDAHQEFLDAYRYQLAQMSYGAAVAHYHRLPAARSIFKPLLRRIIHKMLRPEVWGYWYLTSQSGKFVDPDITELRKPWADPVATENIMYSGHLLLMTSLYAMLFDDDEFEKPGSITFTWAPIFWGFGPETYRYDNRSLQTVIVEQMERNNWVGVCCEPNSVFVVCNQFPARNLPFARDASFCGPADLSQIIAMRYNDVRDGVDTVGHVLEKYKKAIADHGLLRLDGLYAEWLYLKQGRVEPPKGVTSVAWANAFMNSWNTDFVYSSYDKQALGFIMSINGEFRLQDPAVALEYRKLAQTEKPGECDETAMLKKARVEAAKLPPNPFPLTAPYLGYVVQWLSELGKEKELKDLLEYADSRLLPTWEKGGLFYPRNNTTVNGKGDWVHMDPFTGNAAIGYARLNVKDGQKIMWEKPWTHETLVSRPWIDEVSLSQGVDCLRACWDDEEKLLVLTLRAWDNESVKVHPVARNLSAGSWGVYTQGELVRQDVVEDGGSLSVDIDVSNKDLDIVFLKI; translated from the exons ATGCTTGGAACACAGTTCTTCCACAACATAAGAGACAACGCGAGGAACGCCTTCGCAGAAAGGTGCTTCGATTTTGTAACATCACCAGCAAAAGGGTTGCTCATTTCATACCCTCAACGGACCAACAACAATATGGCGGTTTCTCAGGATCAACGACTTCGTATCGATCTCTCGAAGTACGAGAAACTCAGTTGCAAACAGGCAGGACACTTGCGACACTTTCACAACCTCGTAGACCAGATCGATGGAGAATGGTACGGAATGGGATCCCAGCAAGACGCTCACCAAGAGTTCCTTGACGCCTACCGATACCAGCTTGCCCAGATGTCCTATGGGGCAGCCGTGGCTCACTACCATCGCCTCCCGGCCGCCAGAAGCATCTTCAAACCCCTATTACGGCGCATCATCCACAAGATGCTTCGGCCCGAAGTCTGGGGCTACTGGTATCTCACCAGCCAGTCGGGCAAGTTCGTCGACCCGGACATCACAGAGTTGAGGAAACCATGGGCCGACCCGGTCGCTACGGAGAACATCATGTACAGCGGCCACTTGCTCCTGATGACCAGCCTGTACGCAATGctctttgacgacgacgagttcgagAAGCCGGGGTCCATCACGTTCACCTGGGCTCCTATATTCTGGGGGTTCGGCCCCGAGACGTACCGCTACGACAACCGGAGTCTGCAAACGGTGATTGTGGAGCAGATGGAACGCAACAACTGGGTCGGTGTCTGCTGCGAGCCGAACAGTGTGTTTGTCGTTTGCAACCAGTTTCCGGCACGTAACTTGCCATTTGCCCGAGACGCAAGCTTTTGCGGTCCCGCTGACCTGTCACAGATCATTGCGATGCGGTACAACGACGTCCGCGACGGCGTTGATACCGTGGGCCATGTCCTCGAGAAGTACAAGAAGGCAATCGCAGACCACGGGCTGCTACGCCTCGATGGACTCTACGCAGAGTGGCTGTACTTGAAGCAGGGTCGGGTTGAGCCTCCGAAGGGAGTAACTTCAGTTGCATG GGCGAATGCTTTCATGAACTCCTGGAACACGGACTTTGTCTACTCTTCGTATGACAAGCAAGCTTTGGGCTTCATCATGTCAATCAATGGCGAGTTTCGTTTGCAAGACCCCGCTGTTGCTCTGGAGTACCGAAAGCTTGCGCAAACCGAGAAGCCTGGTGAGTGTGATGAGACAGCAATGCTCAAGAAAGCTCGAGTCGAGGCGGCAAAACTGCCTCCCAATCCCTTCCCGCTTACGGCGCCGTATCTCGGTTACGTTGTGCAGTGGCTCTCTGAACTCGGAAAGGAGAAAGAGCTGAAGGATCTTCTGGAGTATGCTGATTCACGGCTTCTGCCAACGTGGGAGAAGGGTGGTCTCTTTTATCCGAGGAACAATACCACAGTGAACGGGAAGGGTGACTGGGTTCACATGGACCCCTTCACCGGGAACGCTGCGATCGGCTACGCGCGACTAAACGTCAAAGACGGCCAGAAGATTATGTGGGAGAAGCCTTGGACTCACGAGACACTTGTCAGCCGGCCGTGGATTGATGAAGTCTCCCTCTCTCAGGGTGTGGATTGCTTGCGGGCTTGCTGGGACGATGAGGAAAAGCTGTTGGTCCTGACCCTGAGAGCGTGGGACAATGAATCAGTGAAGGTGCATCCGGTTGCCCGAAACCTCTCTGCCGGTTCTTGGGGAGTATATACGCAGGGGGAGCTGGTTCGTCAAGACGTGGTGGAGGATGGGGGGTCTCTGTCTGTGGACATTGACGTGTCTAACAAAGACCTGGACATCGTGTTTCTGAAAATCTAG
- a CDS encoding Putative glycoside hydrolase, family 5, glycoside hydrolase superfamily: MLPKLARLVSIGLLASGAASAACIRKGFVTVKGTKFQLDGEDFNFAGSNAYYFPFDNNQADVEAGLTAAKDAGLKVFRTWGFNDKNATYNPDGLPKYGGEGAGDTEIVFQRWYDNGTSVINIEAFDKVVAAATKVGIKLIVALTNNWADYGGMDVYTVNLGGKYHDDFYHVPVIKDAFKRYVKEFVTRYKDSPAIMAWELGNEPRCGADGVRNLPRSGDCTPERLGAWIAEMSAFVKGLDPKHLVTWGGEGGFNVPSDDWAYNGADGSDFDHELALPHIDFGTFHSYPDWWSKTVEWTEQWIRDHAASGRRVGKPVVHEEYGWLTPDKRLEYLGRVDDTPRTEVLGKWQAISLEEEMPDMYWQYGYSGYSYGRNHNDGFTIYLDDAEAQPLIYEHAAKVNAL; this comes from the exons ATGCTACCCAAACTCGCCCGTCTCGTTTCCATTGGTCTCCTGGCCAGCGGAGCCGCCTCCGCGGCGTGCATCCGCAAGGGCTTCGTCACCGTCAAGGGCACCAAGTTCCAgctggacggcgaggacTTCAACTTTGCGGGCAGCAATGCTTACTACTTCCCCTTTGACAAC AACCaagccgacgtcgaggccggtcTGACCGCCGCAAAGGACGCCGGACTGAAGGTCTTCCGCACCTGGGGCTTCAACGACAAGAACGCCACGTACAACCCCGACGGCCTGCCCAAGtacggcggcgagggcgccggcgacactGAGATCGTCTTCCAGCGATGGTACGACAACGGCACGTCCGTCATCAACATCGAGGCCTTTGACaaggtcgtcgccgccgccaccaaggTCGGCATCAAGCTGATCGTCGCGCTGACCAACAACTGGGCTGACTACGGCGGCATGGACGTCTACACGGTCAACCTGGGTGGGAAATACCATGACGAT TTCTATCACGTCCCCGTCATCAAGGACGCCTTCAAGCGCTACGTCAAGGAGTTCGTCACCCGCTACAAGGACTCCcccgccatcatggcctggGAGCTTGGCAACGAGCCGCGctgcggcgccgacggcgtccgcAACCTCCCGCGCAGCGGCGACTGCACGCCGGAGCGCCTGGGCGCCTGGATCGCCGAGATGAGCGCCTTCGTCAAGGGCCTCGACCCGAAGCACCTCGTCACCtggggcggcgagggcggcttCAACGTGCCCTCGGACGACTGGGCATACaatggcgccgacggcagcgacTTCGACCACGAGCTCGCCCTGCCGCACATCGACTTCGGCACCTTCCACTCGTACCCGGACTGGTGGAGCAAGACGGTCGAGTGGACGGAGCAGTGGATCCGCGAccacgccgcctccggcCGGAGGGTCGGCAAGCCCGTCGTCCACGAGGAGTACGGCTGGCTGACGCCCGACAAGCGCCTCGAGTacctcggccgcgtcgacgacaCCCCGCGcaccgaggtcctcggcaaGTGGCAGGCCATctcgctcgaggaggagatgccCGACATGTACTGGCAGTACGGCTACTCGGGCTACTCGTACGGCCGCAACCACAACGACGGCTTCACCATCTacctggacgacgccgaggcccagccGCTCATCTACGAGCACGCCGCCAAGGTCAACGCTCTGTAA
- a CDS encoding Putative organic solute transporter subunit alpha/Transmembrane protein — translation MWFAVFQYPVVALLVAILTAITQAAGVYCEFASKAHYAKLWLSIINNVSLTLAIMTVIRFFMQLRSQLAHHQPVAKFLSFKLVVSLTFIENIIFWIIRDVGALSPTPTLTDADLRIGIPSMLVCLEMLPLAIFFHYAYSHRPYVIGGGGARPPLADDLEAYEPRTYSDGPAVLWALVEMWNPAEIIEAIRFGLRMKAEERKQRRSRKGGQSAASQWADEER, via the exons ATGTGGTTCGCCGTCTTCCAGTATCCCGTCGTTGCTCTGCTGGTGGCCATCTTGACCGCCATCACGCAAGCGGCGGGGGTCTACTGCGAGTTTGCAAGCAAAGCACACTATGCCAAACTTTGG CTGTCCATCATAAACAACGTATCGCTCACGTTGGCCATCATGACGGTCATCCGCTTCTTCATGCAGCTGAGGTCCCAGTTGGCGCACCACCAGCCCGTCGCCAAGTTTCTCTCGTTCAAGTTGGTCGTGTCTCTGACTTTTATCGAAAAT ATCATCTTCTGGATCATTCGCGACGTCGGCGCTCTGAGCCCGACCCCGACGCTGACGGATGCGGACCTCCGTATCGGCATCCCGTCCATGCTCGTCTGCCTCGAGATGCTCCCGCTAGCCATCTTCTTCCATTACGCCTACTCGCACCGTCCGTACGTCattggaggcggcggcgcccgcccgccgctcgccgacgacctcgaggcaTATGAGCCCCGGACGTACTCGGACGGGCCCGCCGTGCTGTGGGCGCTGGTCGAGATGTGGAATCCGGCGGAGATCATCGAGGCCATCCGGTTCGGGCTACGGATGAAGGCGGAGGAGCGAAAGCAGCGGAGGTCTCGGAAGGGCGGGCAGAGCGCGGCGTCTCAGTgggcggacgaggagcgTTGA
- a CDS encoding Putative organic solute transporter subunit alpha/Transmembrane protein gives MEWTGVIEKMRMQANAVEDSFLTGCLLAQRERSRTVDGRRRRGINTLAPTLWTCMVSPGSSVYLSLISTTQVYVTQSDMETFLRARAESKSSKDGCPDISLVENAAKPLFGNTSFYKFNMILSGSFTAASCLIIFTLMFLHVTHLSKRNEQIKILRISLIIPFWSIISFLSICFPSAEVYLHPWLESVQSICLGTFFLLLCEFVSPSAQHRDVFFAALTVKNKKAADGEQNGLEWFRVRLFSDL, from the exons ATGGAATGGACAGGGGTTATCGAGAAAATGCGAATGCAAGCGAATGCGGTGGAGGATTCATTCTTGACTGGCTGCCTACTGGCCCAGCGTGAAAGAAGCAGAACCGTCGatggaagacgaagaagagggataAATACGCTGGCCCCGACTCTCTGGACATGCATGGTGTCTCCCGGCTCTTCAGTCTATCTCAGTCTAATTTCAACTACCCAAGTCTACGTAACACAATCAGACATGGAAACATTTCTCAGGGCCAGAGCGGAAAGCAAGTCGAGCAAAGATGGCTGCCCAGATATCTCCCTCGTCGAGA ATGCGGCAAAGCCCTTGTTCGGCAACACGTCCTTCTACAAGTTCAACATGATATTATCGGGCAGCTTTACCGCCGCATCCTgtctcatcatcttcacccTGATGTTTCTCCACGTGACGCACCTTAGCAAGAGGAACGAGCAGATCAA GATTCTGCGCATCTCGCTCATCATCCCGTTCTGgtccatcatctccttcCTTTCCATCTGTTTCCCGTCGGCCGAGGTGTACCTCCACCCGTGGCTCGAGTCTGTCCAGTCCATCTGCCTGGGCACCTTTTTCCTGCTGCTGTGCGAGTTCGTCTCGCCAAGCGCGCAGCACAGggacgtcttcttcgccgcgcTCACGgtgaagaacaagaaggcggcggacggggaGCAGAATGGTCTGGAGTGGTTCAGGGTACGCCTCTTTTCCGACTTGTAG
- a CDS encoding Putative zn(2)Cys(6) fungal-type DNA-binding domain-containing protein yields the protein MPNTGKPSPNCHLCRQRRVKCDLARPQCQRCIKYGVSCPGYRDDQDLLFQHTDAAAYERRRRKRQQQNLPLSATDTLEVITFTSVSSPSSASSWESDNSAFRSVGTSPLPLLRTVRQHWTAESVPLVIGLYSSLDFLPGLFRGVGQDHCLRLAAHVFTRAYVINRFRPQTDYRELSMFLGNALASVQDAITSPSTCTSDSTIIAVWLLGNYELMMGGLERRSFVTSHDRGYAPETPWHIHGSGILSLMRARGDRQLYTKAGRQIFWTMHNMIQIQHTITNTPCPPEFDHWLNVIEQTLQPAEALFLHTGRYISSACSLLSRLIPIVRNVDLKRASAEYDQLLFECDLAELVMLEWMRTSPEYLVDPGPVHTYFWDSWRSARIKLHHMIILLANLVEHAPDCAFDRGALQSRRRLSAEIIAVSGRDIVDGIPPSLGGKSSASDPRSPATYLEAVRLVWPLSHVYVIPTAPRHLRIAAKAALLRIGKENGILTALRPRAGGALFPSEALKGMPVDDLGDGDG from the exons ATGCCAAATACCGGCAAGCCAAGCCCCAACTGCCATCTCTGTCGCCAGAGGAGGGTCAAG TGCGATCTGGCTCGGCCACAGTGTCAGCGATGCATCAAGTACGGGGTCTCGTGCCCTGGCTATCGCGACGACCAGGACCTGCTGTTCCAACACACCGATGCTGCCGCCTATgaacggcgccggcggaagaggcagcagcagaaccTCCCGCTGTCCGCAACGGACACTCTGGAGGTGATTACTTTCACCTCGGtctcttcgccgtcgtccgcaTCGTCTTGGGAGTCCGATAACTCAGCTTTCCGGTCTGTTGGTACATCCCCCCTGCCTCTCTTGAGAACGGTTCGTCAACACTGGACAGCCGAGTCCGTACCGCTTGTTATCGGCCTCTACTCGAGTTTGGATTTCCTTCCGGGACTGTTCAGAGGCGTTGGGCAGGACCACTGCCTCCGTCTCGCCGCCCATGTCTTCACGAGAGCCTATGTCATCAACCGCTTCAGGCCACAGACGGATTACCGTGAGCTGTCCATGTTTCTCGGCAACGCTCTGGCGTCAGTCCAGGACGCCATAACGAGCCCCAGCACGTGCACCTCTGACTCCACAATCATCGCCGTGTGGCTGCTAGGGAACTACGAG CTGATGATGGGCGGCCTGGAGCGGCGGTCCTTCGTTACGAGCCATGACCGAGGCTACGCTCCCGAGACTCCCTGGCACATCCATGGCAGCGGCATCTTGAGCTTAATGCGCGCAAGGGGCGACCGCCAGCTGTACACAAAGGCCGGCCGACAGATCTTCTGGACCATGCACAACATGATC CAAATTCAGCACACCATCACGAACACGCCGTGCCCACCCGAGTTCGACCACTGGCTCAACGTCATAGAGCAGACCCTCCAGCCCGCCGAGGCTTTGTTCCTGCATACTGGTCGGTACATTTCCTCGGCATGCTCTCTGCTGTCCAGGTTGATCCCCATCGTGCGGAACGTCGACTTGAAGCGGGCGTCCGCCGAGTATGACCAACTCCTATTCGAATGCGATCTTGCAGAGCTTGTCATGTTGGAATGGATGAGAACATCCCCCGAATACCTAGTCGACCCCGGTCCTGTCCACACCTACTTCTGGGACTCGTGGCGCAGCGCGCGCATCAAATTGCACCATATGATCATCCTCCTCGCTAACCTCGTCGAGCACGCACCAGATTGTGCTTTCGATCGTGGAGCGTTGCAGTCGCGAAGACGACTCAGCGCGGAGATCATTGCGGTCTCAGGCCGGGATatcgtcgacggcatccCGCCATCGCTGGGCGGCAAGTCGTCCGCTTCTGACCCGCGTTCGCCGGCGACCTACCTTGAGGCCGTCCGGCTGGTATGGCCGCTGAGCCATGTGTACGTCATTCCGACAGCGCCGCGGCACCTGCGGATCGCCGCGAAGGCGGCATTGCTGCGAATTGGCAAGGAGAATGGAATATTGACAGCCTTGAGGCCGCGAGCGGGCGGTGCTCTTTTCCCGTCCGAGGCTCTAAAAGGCATGCCGGTGGATGACTTGGGCGACGGAGATGGTTGA
- a CDS encoding Putative fatty acid hydroxylase produces the protein MDVALEILDPLVLDKAYAYFVPAPTTAFNATGAAAADFDSSTTALSPLSYGSAWPRDSILRQCISLLVITQIGASLLYWVFSALSYYLIFDRRLEYHPRFLKNQIRQEIISSMKAVPVIDVLTLPFFLAEVRGKSLLYARVEDYGLWWMGVSALLFMVWNDITIYWIHRLEHHPSVYKYIHKPHHKWIVPTPWAALAFHPLDGFVQSLPYHVFVFICPVQKYLYLCLFVLVQIWTILIHDGDMISGHWLEKYINSPAHHTLHHMYFTVNYGQYFTWADTYFDSHRAPQPELDPLHDALKVMREKGLVDEKGNPIPQDKKKDQ, from the exons AtggacgtcgccctcgagatcctcgatCCCCTCGTCCTGGACAAGGCTTACGCCTACTTCGTCCCCGCGCCCACGACGGCTTTCAACGCGaccggtgccgccgccgccgacttcgactcgtccacgaccgcccTGTCGCCCCTCTCCTACGGCTCTGCCTGGCCGCGCGACAGCATCCTGCGCCAGTGCATCTCGCTCCTCGTCATCACCCAGATCGGCGCCTCGCTACTCTACTGGGTCTTCAGCGCCCTCTCCTACTACCTCATCTTCGATCGCCGCCTCGAGTACCACCCGCGCTTTCTCAAGAACCAGATCCGCCAGGAGATCATCTCTTCCATGAAGGCCGTgcccgtcatcgacgtcCTGACCCTGcctttcttcctcgccgaggtccgcGGCAAGAGCCTGCTCTATGCCCGCGTCGAAGATTACGGCCTCTGGTGGATGGGCGTCTCGGCCCTGCTGTTCATGGTCTGGAACGACATTACCATCTACTGGATTCACCGCCTCGAGCACCACCCCTCCGTCTACAAGTACATTCACAAGCCACACCACAAGTGGATTG TGCCGACGCCctgggccgccctcgccttccaTCCTCTCGACGGCTTCGTGCAGTCCCTGCCATACCA CGTCTTCGTCTTTATCTGTCCCGTGCAGAAGTACCTTTATCTGTGTCTCTTCGTGCTTGTCCAGATCTGGACCATCCTCATtcacgacggcgacatgaTCTCCGGCCACTGGCTTGAAAAGTACATCAACAGCCCGGCCCACCACACCCTGCACCACATGTACTTCACCGTCAACTACGGCCAGTACTTCACCTGGGCCGACACCTACTTCGACTCCCACCGCGCGCCCCAGCCTGAGCTCGACCCCCTCCACGATGCCCTCAAGGTGATGCGCGAAAAGGGCCTAGTGGATGAGAAGGGCAACCCCATCCCACaggataagaagaaggacCAGTGA